Proteins encoded in a region of the Scrofimicrobium sp. R131 genome:
- a CDS encoding tyrosine recombinase XerC: MLRWERYLRERQGFSAATVRSYRADVDNLLEFLGIRQLEELNDALTVRTLRAWLSHRVAEGKSRATIARNAAAVRSFTAWAHREGWLTVDVGQGLVTAGVENHLPQVLSQASVTQLLDYAAQHAETPIAVRDWAMTELLYSSGLRIAELCSLDVTSVQDPMIRVRGKGGKERVVPYGRPAARALDRWLERREELAAPGEVALFVGQRGGRLNQRVARAALHQLTQAAGVEDISPHALRHSSATHLLEEGADLRHVQEFLGHSSLQTTQRYTHVDAARLTKVFRQAHPRA, from the coding sequence GTGCTGAGATGGGAGCGCTATCTGCGTGAGCGGCAGGGTTTTTCTGCGGCCACGGTTCGCAGCTACCGCGCGGATGTGGACAACCTCTTGGAGTTCCTAGGAATCAGGCAGCTGGAGGAACTCAACGATGCCCTGACGGTGAGGACCCTGCGTGCCTGGCTCAGCCACCGGGTGGCAGAAGGCAAGAGCCGGGCGACGATTGCGCGAAATGCGGCGGCGGTGCGCTCGTTTACCGCCTGGGCACACCGGGAGGGTTGGCTGACGGTTGACGTCGGCCAGGGCCTGGTAACGGCCGGGGTGGAAAACCACCTTCCCCAGGTGCTGTCTCAGGCGAGCGTGACGCAACTGCTGGACTATGCTGCGCAGCACGCCGAAACTCCGATTGCCGTGAGGGATTGGGCGATGACCGAGTTGCTCTACAGCTCGGGCCTGCGGATTGCCGAGCTGTGTTCCCTGGATGTCACCAGCGTGCAGGACCCGATGATCCGGGTCCGAGGAAAAGGCGGCAAGGAGCGGGTCGTTCCCTACGGTCGGCCAGCGGCCAGAGCCTTGGATCGGTGGTTGGAACGGCGGGAAGAACTGGCCGCTCCGGGTGAGGTGGCCCTGTTTGTCGGTCAGCGCGGGGGACGACTGAACCAGCGGGTGGCCCGCGCCGCCCTGCATCAGCTGACCCAAGCCGCCGGGGTGGAGGACATCAGCCCCCACGCGCTGCGCCACTCTTCCGCGACGCATCTGCTGGAAGAAGGGGCAGATTTGCGCCACGTGCAAGAGTTCCTGGGGCACTCTTCGCTCCAAACCACCCAGCGCTACACCCACGTGGATGCCGCCCGGCTGACCAAAGTTTTCCGCCAGGCACATCCGCGGGCCTAG
- a CDS encoding M23 family metallopeptidase encodes MKSLLTLSLLLLGVLAPGQVARPFDPPAERWLPGHRGVDLVAHLDQEVVSPAPGRVIYAGPLVDRSVISVELASGLRLTFEPVTPIVQVGEAVERGQVLGRMATSGSLHWGAKYPGDQYVDPLALTLGPIRLKSWP; translated from the coding sequence ATGAAATCTCTGCTCACTCTCAGTCTGCTATTGCTTGGGGTTTTAGCCCCCGGTCAAGTGGCTCGCCCCTTCGATCCCCCGGCCGAGCGGTGGCTGCCCGGTCACCGTGGGGTGGACCTGGTCGCACACCTGGACCAGGAGGTGGTCAGTCCCGCGCCGGGACGGGTGATCTACGCCGGGCCGCTGGTCGATCGGTCTGTCATCTCGGTCGAGCTAGCTTCTGGCCTGCGTCTCACCTTCGAACCGGTGACCCCGATCGTGCAGGTAGGGGAAGCGGTTGAACGCGGCCAGGTGCTGGGTCGAATGGCGACTTCAGGTTCGCTGCACTGGGGGGCGAAATATCCCGGGGATCAGTACGTGGATCCGCTGGCGCTCACGCTGGGACCGATTCGACTCAAGTCTTGGCCCTAG
- the rpsB gene encoding 30S ribosomal protein S2: MAVVTMRQLLESGVHFGHQTRRWNPKMKPYILTERNGIYIIDLQQTVADIDRAYDFVKTTVARGGSILFVGTKKQAQESVEEQARRVGMPFVNHRWLGGMLTNFNTVAKRIQRLKELEAIDFDDVASSGHTKKELLMMRREKDKLARTLGGIRDMNKLPAAVWVVDTNKEHLAVTEATKLSIPVIGILDTNCDPEEVTYGIPGNDDAIRAVDLLTRVVADACADGLLARSAPKKDSAEVADVEPLTEWERELLEKNSEEAAEAAPEAAPEAAAEEAKEEAAEA; this comes from the coding sequence ATGGCTGTTGTAACCATGCGTCAGCTCCTCGAAAGTGGAGTGCACTTCGGACACCAGACCCGCCGTTGGAACCCGAAGATGAAGCCGTACATCCTGACGGAACGTAACGGCATTTACATTATCGACTTGCAGCAGACTGTGGCCGACATCGATCGGGCTTACGACTTTGTCAAGACCACGGTTGCTCGCGGCGGCTCCATCCTCTTCGTGGGGACCAAGAAGCAGGCTCAGGAATCGGTCGAAGAGCAGGCCCGCCGGGTCGGGATGCCCTTCGTCAACCACCGCTGGCTGGGCGGGATGCTCACCAACTTCAATACCGTGGCCAAGCGGATTCAGCGGCTCAAGGAGCTGGAAGCGATTGACTTCGACGATGTGGCTTCTTCGGGTCACACCAAGAAGGAACTGCTGATGATGCGCCGCGAGAAGGACAAGCTGGCCCGCACCCTGGGCGGCATCCGCGACATGAACAAGCTGCCGGCGGCGGTTTGGGTAGTTGACACCAACAAGGAACACCTGGCCGTGACCGAGGCGACCAAGCTCTCGATCCCCGTCATCGGCATTCTGGACACCAACTGTGATCCCGAGGAAGTCACCTACGGCATCCCGGGCAACGACGACGCGATCCGCGCCGTGGACCTGCTGACCCGAGTGGTGGCTGACGCCTGCGCCGACGGCCTGCTGGCTCGCTCCGCCCCGAAGAAGGATTCGGCTGAAGTTGCCGACGTTGAGCCCCTGACCGAGTGGGAACGCGAACTGCTGGAAAAGAACTCCGAAGAGGCCGCTGAAGCCGCTCCTGAGGCTGCCCCCGAAGCAGCCGCGGAAGAAGCTAAAGAAGAAGCCGCCGAAGCGTAA
- the tsf gene encoding translation elongation factor Ts, producing MANFTAADVKALREETGAGMMDVKNALTEADGDKDKALEIIRLKGLKSLSKREGREALAGLIVAAVNGNVGTMVEVNSETDFVAKNQKFIDFAGQVLEAAVAANAGDLEALLAAPAGDGTVQDLVNQMGAVVGEKVEVRRVARVEGENVDLYLHQTNPDLPAQVGVFVVTDANGAEVAHDIAMHVAAFRPSWLDRDSIPSDILDKERDTLTKLTLQDGKPEAIVPKIVEGRLNAFYKDNCLVDQDFARDPSQTVGKVLKGKNAKVTEFVRFQVGA from the coding sequence ATGGCAAATTTCACTGCCGCTGACGTCAAGGCCCTGCGTGAGGAAACCGGCGCAGGCATGATGGACGTCAAGAACGCCCTCACCGAAGCTGACGGCGACAAGGACAAGGCGCTGGAGATCATCCGCCTGAAGGGCCTGAAGTCGCTGTCCAAGCGTGAGGGGCGCGAAGCACTGGCCGGCCTGATCGTGGCCGCCGTGAACGGCAACGTCGGGACCATGGTTGAGGTCAACTCTGAGACCGACTTCGTGGCCAAGAACCAGAAGTTCATCGACTTCGCCGGACAGGTGCTGGAAGCCGCGGTTGCCGCCAATGCCGGTGACCTCGAGGCGCTGCTGGCCGCCCCCGCCGGGGACGGCACCGTACAGGACCTGGTCAACCAGATGGGCGCGGTCGTGGGCGAAAAGGTTGAGGTTCGGCGCGTGGCTCGCGTTGAAGGCGAGAACGTGGATCTCTACCTGCACCAGACCAACCCGGATCTGCCCGCTCAGGTCGGCGTCTTCGTCGTCACCGACGCGAACGGGGCCGAGGTGGCGCACGACATCGCGATGCACGTCGCGGCGTTCCGTCCGTCCTGGCTGGACCGCGATTCCATTCCCAGCGACATCCTGGACAAGGAACGCGACACCCTGACCAAGCTGACCCTGCAGGACGGCAAGCCCGAGGCGATCGTTCCGAAGATCGTGGAGGGTCGCCTGAACGCCTTCTACAAGGACAACTGCCTGGTCGATCAGGACTTTGCCCGGGATCCTTCCCAGACGGTTGGCAAGGTGCTGAAAGGCAAGAACGCTAAAGTCACCGAGTTTGTGCGCTTCCAGGTAGGCGCGTAA
- the pyrH gene encoding UMP kinase, with product MSARRVLLKLSGEVFGGGKVGLDPNVVSQVAEQIADANRAGIQIAIVVGGGNFFRGAELSQHGLDRSRADYMGMLGTVLNALALQDFIQQAGTECRVQTAITMQQVAEPYIPLRAIRHLELGRVVIFGAGSGMPFFSTDTVAVQRALESHCDELLVGKNGVSGVYTADPRLDPEAKLLPKLTYAEALAQNLKVMDAAAFALCQENGLNTRIFGMAEPGNVARALKGETIGSLVTRD from the coding sequence ATGAGTGCACGTCGAGTCCTACTGAAACTGTCCGGGGAGGTGTTCGGCGGCGGCAAAGTCGGGCTGGACCCCAATGTGGTCTCCCAGGTGGCCGAGCAAATCGCTGACGCCAACCGGGCCGGAATCCAGATTGCCATCGTCGTCGGTGGCGGCAACTTCTTCCGGGGTGCGGAACTGTCCCAGCACGGCCTGGACCGCTCTCGGGCCGACTACATGGGGATGCTGGGGACCGTGCTGAACGCGCTGGCCCTGCAGGACTTCATTCAGCAGGCGGGGACCGAATGTCGGGTGCAGACCGCCATCACCATGCAGCAGGTGGCCGAGCCCTATATTCCGCTGCGGGCCATCCGCCACCTCGAACTGGGCCGGGTAGTGATTTTCGGGGCCGGTTCCGGGATGCCGTTCTTCTCCACCGATACGGTGGCCGTCCAGCGGGCCCTCGAATCTCACTGCGATGAGCTGCTGGTGGGCAAGAATGGCGTCAGCGGCGTTTACACCGCCGACCCGCGCCTTGACCCCGAAGCCAAGTTGCTCCCCAAACTGACCTACGCCGAGGCGCTGGCGCAAAACCTGAAGGTGATGGATGCAGCAGCGTTTGCCCTGTGCCAGGAAAACGGGCTGAACACCAGAATCTTCGGCATGGCCGAGCCGGGGAATGTTGCCCGGGCCCTCAAAGGTGAGACAATCGGATCACTTGTTACTCGCGACTAA
- the frr gene encoding ribosome recycling factor: MIDDILLDAEEKMEKAVEATAGDFANIRTGRANPGMFTELLVDYYGAPTPLQQLASVNIPEARTVLISPFDRSATNDIIAAIVAADLGVNPNDDGKVIRVTLPILTEERRREYVKQAKGRAEDGRVQIRGMRRKAKDLLDRLKKDGEAGEDEVDRGEKSLEALTKQYTDKIDRLLEAKEADLMEV; encoded by the coding sequence ATGATTGATGACATTCTTTTGGATGCCGAAGAAAAAATGGAGAAAGCGGTCGAGGCGACCGCGGGCGACTTTGCCAACATTCGCACCGGGCGGGCCAACCCGGGCATGTTCACCGAACTGCTGGTGGACTACTACGGGGCGCCCACTCCGCTGCAGCAGCTGGCTTCGGTCAACATTCCTGAAGCCCGGACCGTGCTGATCTCGCCCTTTGATCGCAGTGCCACCAACGACATTATTGCCGCCATTGTGGCGGCTGACCTGGGGGTTAACCCCAACGATGACGGCAAGGTCATCCGGGTCACCCTCCCGATCCTGACCGAGGAGCGCCGGCGCGAGTACGTCAAGCAAGCCAAGGGACGCGCCGAAGATGGGCGGGTCCAGATCCGGGGGATGCGGCGCAAAGCCAAAGACCTGTTGGATCGCCTCAAGAAGGACGGCGAAGCGGGCGAGGACGAAGTCGATCGCGGCGAGAAGTCCCTCGAGGCTTTGACCAAGCAGTACACTGACAAGATTGACCGGCTGCTGGAGGCCAAAGAGGCCGACCTGATGGAGGTCTGA
- a CDS encoding phosphatidate cytidylyltransferase, with protein sequence MPAAVTSAVILLAALAIALLFARPVFVGFVALLVVVASWEVAGAFARKGLVVMLPPIYLGGIAMVLTGAFVSSFWVMASLSLTFCAIVIWRLASTKLESSAVMDILASVFVAVYIPFTASFVALISERSVSVWPVAFFVIIVVCNDLGGWMAGIMFGRHPMAPKLSPKKSWEGFAGSVILTTLAGVGSTFVLEIPWWWGILFGIFAAGLGTLGDLLESLIKREVGLKDMSAIVPGHGGLMDRLDSILFAAPAFYFLFALALGWMG encoded by the coding sequence ATGCCCGCTGCGGTCACCTCGGCGGTGATTCTGCTCGCCGCCCTGGCGATCGCGCTGCTGTTCGCTCGCCCTGTGTTCGTCGGCTTCGTGGCCCTGCTGGTGGTGGTGGCCTCCTGGGAGGTCGCGGGAGCGTTTGCCCGCAAGGGTCTGGTCGTGATGCTGCCACCCATCTATCTGGGCGGAATCGCGATGGTCCTGACCGGGGCCTTCGTCAGCTCCTTCTGGGTGATGGCCAGCCTGTCGCTGACTTTCTGCGCGATCGTAATCTGGCGTCTGGCGTCGACCAAGCTCGAATCGTCCGCGGTGATGGATATCCTGGCCTCGGTCTTCGTCGCGGTCTACATTCCGTTCACCGCCTCCTTTGTGGCGTTGATTTCTGAGCGCTCGGTCTCCGTCTGGCCGGTAGCTTTCTTCGTCATCATTGTGGTCTGCAATGATCTGGGTGGTTGGATGGCCGGAATCATGTTCGGGCGCCATCCGATGGCTCCGAAACTGTCGCCAAAGAAGTCGTGGGAGGGCTTTGCCGGCTCGGTTATTCTCACCACTTTGGCGGGCGTGGGATCTACTTTTGTTCTCGAAATTCCCTGGTGGTGGGGGATCCTCTTCGGCATCTTCGCGGCGGGTCTGGGCACCCTTGGGGACCTGCTGGAATCGTTGATCAAACGCGAAGTTGGCTTGAAGGACATGTCGGCCATCGTGCCCGGCCACGGTGGGCTGATGGACCGGCTCGACTCGATTCTTTTCGCGGCCCCGGCATTCTACTTCCTGTTTGCGTTGGCGCTAGGGTGGATGGGATGA
- the rlmN gene encoding 23S rRNA (adenine(2503)-C(2))-methyltransferase RlmN, producing the protein MNQLAREVRPTDQPPEGATDPQARPVLSFTAKRRGKPPVHLADLTGAERRDWFKEQGLPGFRADQLSRHYFGHNLTAKMTDVPVSLPKETFLPELITLAHEQQADGGETIKHLWSLYDHARVESVLMRYPGRTTLCVSSQAGCGMACPFCATGQMGLTRNLSAGEIIEQVRQARIACETGQLAGGPTHLTNVVFMGMGEPLANWKALKAALHRLIDPAPEGFNLSARNVTVSTVGLVPGIGKLADEGLPVTLAVSLHAPDDDLRDELIPINSRWKVGELLDAARTYFVRTGRRVSIEYALIKDMNDQQWRAQLLADELNRRGHGWAHVNPIPLNPTPGTIWTASTKAAQDQFVATLRAAGIRTSIRDTRGADIDGACGQLATSWAEKDKELK; encoded by the coding sequence ATGAACCAGTTAGCGAGAGAAGTTCGCCCCACCGATCAGCCACCCGAGGGTGCCACCGATCCGCAGGCGCGCCCAGTTCTGTCCTTCACCGCTAAGCGCCGCGGCAAGCCGCCGGTGCACCTGGCGGATTTGACCGGGGCCGAACGGCGAGACTGGTTCAAAGAGCAGGGCCTGCCCGGGTTTCGGGCGGACCAGCTGTCCCGGCACTACTTTGGGCACAACCTGACCGCGAAGATGACGGACGTTCCGGTTTCGCTGCCGAAAGAGACGTTCCTGCCAGAGTTGATCACCCTGGCGCACGAGCAGCAAGCAGACGGTGGAGAGACCATCAAACACCTGTGGTCGCTCTACGATCACGCCCGGGTTGAAAGCGTGCTGATGCGCTACCCGGGGCGTACCACCCTGTGCGTCTCTTCGCAGGCCGGGTGCGGGATGGCCTGTCCGTTCTGCGCCACCGGCCAGATGGGCCTGACGCGGAACCTCTCTGCCGGCGAGATCATTGAGCAGGTGCGCCAGGCTCGGATTGCCTGCGAAACCGGTCAGCTGGCCGGCGGCCCCACCCACCTGACCAACGTGGTCTTCATGGGGATGGGGGAACCGTTGGCCAACTGGAAGGCGCTGAAAGCCGCCCTGCACCGGCTGATTGATCCGGCCCCGGAGGGGTTCAACCTGTCGGCGCGCAACGTCACCGTTTCCACGGTGGGTTTGGTTCCCGGGATCGGGAAGTTGGCGGACGAGGGGTTGCCGGTCACCCTGGCAGTTTCCCTGCACGCCCCGGACGACGACCTGCGGGACGAACTGATTCCGATCAACTCGCGCTGGAAGGTGGGGGAGCTGCTGGACGCGGCTCGCACCTATTTCGTTCGGACCGGCCGGCGGGTCTCGATCGAGTACGCGCTGATCAAAGACATGAACGATCAGCAGTGGCGAGCTCAACTGCTGGCGGATGAGCTGAACCGTCGCGGGCACGGCTGGGCCCACGTGAACCCAATTCCACTCAACCCGACCCCTGGAACCATCTGGACCGCTTCGACTAAGGCCGCGCAGGACCAGTTTGTGGCCACGTTGCGGGCGGCCGGAATCAGGACCTCCATCCGGGACACCCGCGGCGCCGACATCGACGGAGCCTGTGGTCAGCTAGCCACCTCTTGGGCTGAAAAAGACAAGGAGCTGAAGTAA
- a CDS encoding DivIVA domain-containing protein, producing the protein MAEIFPKAGLLRRGYDRETVDQFFAQARAAYEGGIPAEQFSASQVRQASFELRRGGYDTRSVDSALNRLEAAFTQRDKVDYISVNGEANWYAKVAESATTLYPRLLRPDGARFSHPPRGEKGYRTDEVDALMHRITLFFDQNQPLTVGDVRLALFHSAKGEKAYREDQVDAYLGRVVEIILAAS; encoded by the coding sequence ATGGCCGAAATATTCCCAAAGGCGGGTCTACTGCGGCGCGGATATGATCGCGAGACCGTGGATCAGTTTTTCGCTCAGGCTCGCGCCGCCTATGAGGGCGGCATTCCCGCGGAGCAGTTCTCTGCCTCCCAGGTGCGCCAGGCGTCCTTCGAGCTTCGGCGCGGCGGCTACGACACCCGCTCGGTCGACTCCGCCCTGAACCGCTTGGAGGCGGCCTTCACCCAGCGCGACAAGGTGGACTACATTTCGGTGAACGGTGAGGCCAACTGGTACGCCAAAGTAGCTGAGTCGGCGACCACCCTCTACCCGCGGCTGCTGCGCCCCGATGGCGCCCGTTTTTCTCACCCCCCGCGCGGAGAGAAGGGCTACCGGACCGACGAAGTCGACGCGCTCATGCATCGGATCACTCTGTTCTTTGATCAGAACCAACCTCTGACGGTGGGGGATGTTCGCCTGGCCCTGTTCCACAGTGCCAAGGGAGAGAAAGCCTACCGAGAAGACCAGGTAGACGCCTACCTGGGCCGGGTCGTTGAGATCATCCTCGCCGCCTCATGA
- the dxr gene encoding 1-deoxy-D-xylulose-5-phosphate reductoisomerase: MKLVILGSTGSIGTQALNVVRSHPDQFEVVALAAGGSQPELLAQQVREFSPERVALGTGELADLSAAFPQVEFSLGPEAVEELAGSYPEATVLNGITGGVGLGSTLAALAAGSTLALANKESLVVGGSLVRQAMRRPGQIIPVDSEHSAIAQALLAGVHHRGLVSPVVDGRSELSQIVLTASGGPFRGRSRAELTGVTPEQALAHPTWSMGPMVTINSSTLMNKGLELIEAALLFDVAPAQIVPVIHPQSIVHSMVTWEDGSTIAQAAPPNMEVPIALGLDWPHHHPGVGVPLTWDQAQSWTFEPIDPQVFPALDLAAQALAASATHPAVLNAANEVAVEAFLAGRLSWLSIVDAVRDAVEAHPGQSNPTRAEIEEIQAWAVARARAYVAAH, from the coding sequence ATGAAGCTGGTCATCCTGGGCTCAACCGGGTCAATCGGGACCCAGGCCCTCAACGTGGTGCGGTCACATCCGGATCAGTTCGAGGTGGTGGCCCTCGCCGCGGGTGGCTCCCAGCCTGAGCTGCTGGCCCAGCAAGTTCGGGAGTTCTCTCCCGAGCGGGTGGCGCTGGGAACAGGGGAGTTGGCAGACCTGTCTGCCGCTTTTCCCCAGGTTGAGTTTTCCCTCGGGCCCGAAGCGGTGGAGGAGCTGGCCGGTTCCTATCCGGAGGCGACCGTCCTCAACGGCATCACCGGGGGTGTGGGCCTCGGCTCGACCCTGGCTGCCCTCGCGGCCGGCAGCACTCTGGCCTTGGCCAATAAGGAATCACTGGTGGTGGGCGGCTCCCTGGTTCGACAGGCCATGCGCCGGCCCGGCCAGATCATCCCGGTCGACTCCGAGCATTCGGCGATTGCTCAGGCACTGCTGGCCGGCGTTCACCACCGGGGGCTGGTTAGCCCCGTGGTTGACGGACGCTCCGAGCTGTCCCAGATCGTCCTGACCGCCTCGGGCGGTCCATTTCGCGGCCGCAGCCGGGCCGAGCTGACCGGGGTGACCCCGGAGCAGGCCCTGGCTCACCCCACCTGGAGCATGGGTCCGATGGTGACCATCAACTCGTCCACTCTGATGAACAAGGGGTTGGAGCTGATCGAGGCGGCCCTCCTGTTTGACGTGGCCCCGGCTCAGATTGTACCCGTGATTCACCCGCAGTCGATCGTGCACTCGATGGTCACCTGGGAGGACGGATCCACCATCGCCCAGGCGGCGCCGCCCAACATGGAGGTGCCGATCGCGCTGGGACTGGACTGGCCGCACCACCATCCCGGGGTTGGGGTTCCGCTGACCTGGGATCAGGCCCAGTCGTGGACTTTTGAGCCGATCGACCCGCAGGTGTTTCCCGCCCTCGACCTGGCCGCGCAAGCCCTAGCCGCCTCGGCCACCCACCCGGCCGTATTGAACGCGGCCAACGAGGTGGCGGTGGAAGCGTTCCTGGCGGGGCGCCTGTCCTGGCTCTCCATTGTGGACGCGGTCCGCGATGCCGTCGAAGCGCATCCCGGCCAGAGCAACCCCACCCGCGCTGAGATCGAAGAGATCCAAGCCTGGGCTGTGGCCCGAGCCCGAGCGTACGTGGCGGCCCACTAA